A genomic region of Micromonospora sp. NBC_01796 contains the following coding sequences:
- a CDS encoding lactonase family protein — MLRKRILAAVVLSALAGGLAASAPAYSARDDGPAWDGSHWDGAGHHGKDGEDGAVFVQTNKPLGNTIQVYDRGDDGVLTMAGEYQTGGLGGATIGPPVDALASQGSLIYADGLLFAVNAGSNTVSVFRVDGDKLELLDVTWSGGLLPVSIAVHEDLVYVLNAAGAGAVQGFRVENDKLHRIEDSSRSLDLVNANPPAFATAPAQVGVDPEGRFVLVTTKGNNTIEAYRIGDKGSLSKEPTSNPDPGTPFGFTFDDEGKLLVAESGTNAVTRYQVSGDGTVTPNGPSVPNGQTATCWIQQVGEYFYAANAGSSTISSYTVDDEGNLILVAAIAVDTGGGSIDMTTADGILYVQNAAAGNVQGYRVNDDGSLTLITTVDGLPQFANGTGMEGIAAS; from the coding sequence ATGCTCCGAAAGCGGATTCTTGCTGCGGTCGTACTCAGCGCGCTGGCCGGTGGTCTCGCCGCTTCCGCGCCCGCGTACTCCGCCCGCGACGACGGCCCGGCCTGGGACGGCTCGCACTGGGACGGCGCCGGCCACCACGGGAAAGACGGCGAGGACGGCGCGGTCTTCGTCCAGACGAACAAGCCCCTCGGCAACACGATCCAGGTGTACGACCGTGGGGACGACGGCGTGCTCACCATGGCCGGCGAGTACCAGACCGGTGGCCTCGGTGGCGCCACCATCGGCCCGCCGGTCGACGCACTCGCCTCGCAGGGATCGCTGATCTACGCCGACGGCCTGCTGTTCGCCGTGAACGCCGGCAGCAACACCGTCAGCGTCTTCCGTGTCGACGGCGACAAACTCGAACTTCTCGACGTGACCTGGTCGGGTGGCCTCCTGCCGGTCAGCATCGCCGTACACGAGGACCTGGTCTACGTCCTCAACGCCGCCGGCGCCGGCGCCGTCCAGGGGTTCCGGGTGGAGAACGACAAGCTTCACCGCATCGAGGACTCGAGCCGGTCGCTGGACCTGGTCAACGCCAACCCGCCCGCGTTCGCCACCGCGCCCGCCCAGGTCGGCGTCGACCCCGAGGGCCGGTTCGTGCTCGTCACCACCAAGGGCAACAACACGATCGAGGCCTACCGGATCGGGGACAAGGGCAGCCTGTCGAAGGAACCCACCAGCAACCCCGACCCCGGCACACCCTTCGGGTTCACCTTCGACGACGAAGGCAAACTCCTCGTTGCCGAGTCGGGCACCAACGCGGTCACCCGCTACCAGGTCAGCGGTGACGGTACGGTCACGCCGAACGGCCCGTCGGTCCCGAACGGGCAGACCGCCACCTGCTGGATCCAGCAGGTCGGCGAGTACTTCTACGCCGCCAACGCCGGCAGTTCCACCATCAGCTCCTACACCGTCGACGACGAAGGCAACCTCATCCTGGTCGCCGCGATCGCCGTCGACACCGGGGGCGGCTCGATCGACATGACCACCGCGGACGGGATCCTCTACGTCCAGAACGCGGCCGCCGGCAACGTCCAGGGCTACAGGGTCAACGACGACGGATCCCTCACCCTGATCACCACCGTCGACGGACTACCCCAGTTCGCCAACGGCACCGGCATGGAGGGCATCGCCGCCTCCTGA
- a CDS encoding CGNR zinc finger domain-containing protein, which produces MHWIEVEGYRLPALLAGHPALELCNTWAGWDEPTDPRREWLHDFDHLAVWAGHAGLLDPTVVPRLRAVAREQHVAAHEVLTEVRSLRTALHDVLLDPADGAAFDVVAAQAQRAAGAAVLEADPDGVARWAPPPGIGPALPLLACATAAADLLTSPARTQVRACPGEECGWLFVDPRGRRRWCTMAVCGNRAKVRTYASRR; this is translated from the coding sequence GTGCACTGGATCGAGGTCGAGGGCTACCGGTTGCCCGCCCTGCTCGCCGGGCATCCGGCGCTGGAACTCTGCAACACCTGGGCCGGCTGGGACGAGCCCACGGACCCACGACGGGAGTGGCTGCACGACTTCGACCACCTCGCGGTCTGGGCCGGGCACGCCGGACTGCTCGACCCGACGGTGGTGCCCCGACTGCGCGCGGTCGCCCGGGAACAGCACGTCGCGGCACACGAGGTGCTGACCGAGGTCCGGTCGCTGCGCACCGCGCTGCACGACGTACTGCTCGATCCGGCCGACGGCGCGGCGTTCGACGTGGTCGCCGCCCAGGCCCAGCGGGCGGCCGGGGCCGCCGTACTCGAGGCCGACCCGGACGGGGTGGCCCGGTGGGCACCGCCGCCCGGCATCGGCCCCGCGCTCCCCCTGCTCGCCTGTGCCACCGCCGCCGCCGACCTGTTGACGTCACCGGCCCGCACCCAGGTCCGCGCCTGCCCCGGCGAAGAATGCGGCTGGCTGTTCGTGGACCCCCGCGGGCGACGGCGATGGTGCACGATGGCCGTCTGCGGCAACCGCGCCAAGGTACGCACCTACGCCAGCCGCCGCTAG
- a CDS encoding low temperature requirement protein A, whose product METGVERLIRKPGPREVSFLELFFDLAIIFALMQLSQRLLHGFGWENSVRTLILVAAVWWIWVAAVRTADWFDPGEPYVQWIITTVMFAGLVVAAAVPGAFGDHGIVFAGAYVVILLGRHLAIIRALHNHPLQIRSVRAAIWFGAGGILWVTGALLPTTPRLILWSAAVIVDYVGVVLGWPVPGLDRVPGAHLRILGDHIAERHRQVFIVGLGELILAGGTTLAQQRPDGVRTVAFALAFVNAALMLWSYLVPRGLDLAEVLNRRPPYVSVLCSFAHGLMIAGIVVTAMADDVLIRQPLGNTPDEWSAALIAGPFLYLAGRTMLVSVVFQRPVWRAPAGMLILAAMSPILVTLPLLGAAAAVNAVLLGVVLSARIGEPARRRLGSLQERLLHRRGRPRMASFHELFFDLALIFALIQITRRLLDDLSLTNAAQTTVLFAAIWWIWVATAWSTDWFNPDEPYLQRLIIGVMFAGLLMAVAVPRAFAENGLLFAGAYVAINVGRGLTILPVLRGNPLQKRSGRVLIWFSVSAVPWLVGAFLPAGPRLVLWTVAVTLDGASAWFGWPVPRLSRIPEKHLRVVGEHIAERYRQIYIVALGVPILVSGLSYSASGFDYVRTLAFAIAFAGAVLLLWIYVLPLGRNLETVVDTNAPRAAIAASYSQGIMIAGVVVIAVGNALLIRQPLGETRTAWSVVIVGGVALHLIGRILLTLVFNARRPWRAFAALLAVAAMAPGLLVAPPLVVASAVNVVLVLVVLAYRRLSRPAPSAPA is encoded by the coding sequence GGTTCGACCCGGGCGAGCCGTACGTGCAGTGGATCATCACAACGGTGATGTTCGCCGGGCTGGTGGTGGCCGCCGCCGTCCCCGGGGCCTTCGGCGACCACGGCATCGTCTTCGCCGGTGCGTACGTGGTGATCCTCCTCGGCCGGCACCTGGCGATCATCCGGGCCCTGCACAACCATCCGCTGCAGATCCGCTCGGTACGGGCCGCCATCTGGTTCGGTGCGGGCGGGATCCTCTGGGTGACGGGAGCACTGCTGCCCACCACACCGCGACTGATTCTGTGGTCGGCGGCGGTGATCGTGGACTACGTGGGTGTGGTGCTCGGCTGGCCGGTGCCGGGCCTGGATCGGGTCCCCGGCGCGCACCTGAGGATACTTGGTGACCACATCGCCGAGCGCCACCGGCAGGTCTTCATCGTCGGGCTCGGGGAACTCATCCTCGCCGGCGGCACGACCCTCGCCCAACAGCGACCCGACGGCGTCCGTACGGTGGCCTTCGCCCTTGCCTTCGTGAACGCGGCGCTGATGCTGTGGAGCTATCTCGTGCCGCGCGGACTCGACCTCGCGGAGGTGCTCAACCGGCGCCCGCCCTATGTCTCGGTGCTCTGTTCCTTCGCGCACGGGCTGATGATCGCCGGAATCGTCGTCACCGCGATGGCCGACGACGTGCTGATCAGACAGCCGCTGGGAAACACCCCGGACGAGTGGTCGGCCGCCCTCATAGCCGGGCCGTTTCTGTACCTCGCCGGACGGACAATGCTCGTCTCGGTGGTGTTCCAACGCCCTGTCTGGCGGGCGCCGGCCGGAATGCTGATCCTGGCGGCCATGTCACCGATCCTGGTCACCCTGCCGTTACTGGGTGCGGCAGCCGCGGTCAACGCGGTGCTGCTCGGCGTTGTCCTCAGCGCCCGGATCGGGGAACCCGCACGACGTCGCCTGGGCAGTTTGCAGGAACGGCTTCTCCACAGGCGTGGCCGCCCCCGGATGGCTTCCTTCCACGAACTCTTCTTCGATCTGGCCCTGATCTTCGCCCTGATCCAGATAACGCGGCGACTGCTGGACGACCTCAGCCTGACCAATGCCGCGCAGACCACGGTCCTCTTCGCCGCGATCTGGTGGATCTGGGTCGCGACCGCCTGGTCCACCGACTGGTTCAACCCGGACGAGCCCTACCTGCAACGCCTCATCATCGGTGTGATGTTCGCCGGACTGCTCATGGCGGTTGCCGTCCCCCGTGCCTTCGCCGAGAACGGTCTCCTGTTCGCCGGTGCGTACGTCGCGATCAACGTCGGCCGAGGCCTGACGATCCTTCCCGTCCTGCGGGGCAACCCGCTCCAGAAACGTTCGGGCCGGGTCCTCATCTGGTTCAGCGTCTCGGCCGTGCCGTGGCTGGTGGGCGCCTTCCTGCCCGCCGGGCCCCGATTGGTCCTGTGGACGGTCGCCGTCACCCTGGACGGCGCCAGTGCCTGGTTCGGCTGGCCGGTACCCAGACTCAGCCGCATACCGGAGAAGCATCTGCGGGTGGTCGGCGAGCACATCGCCGAGCGCTACCGCCAGATCTACATCGTCGCCCTGGGCGTCCCGATCCTCGTGAGCGGCCTGAGCTACAGCGCCTCGGGCTTCGACTACGTGCGTACGTTGGCCTTCGCGATCGCCTTCGCGGGCGCTGTTCTGCTGTTGTGGATCTATGTCCTTCCGCTCGGGCGGAATCTCGAGACCGTGGTCGACACCAACGCCCCACGGGCCGCCATTGCCGCCTCCTACTCCCAGGGGATCATGATCGCGGGAGTGGTCGTCATAGCGGTCGGCAACGCACTACTCATCCGGCAACCACTCGGCGAGACCCGTACGGCGTGGTCGGTTGTCATCGTCGGCGGGGTGGCGCTGCACCTCATCGGGCGGATTCTGCTCACCCTGGTGTTCAACGCCCGCCGACCGTGGCGCGCGTTCGCCGCGCTGCTCGCGGTGGCGGCCATGGCACCCGGTCTGCTCGTCGCGCCGCCCCTCGTCGTGGCGAGCGCGGTCAACGTCGTGCTGGTTCTCGTCGTCCTCGCCTACCGACGTCTCAGCCGTCCGGCCCCATCCGCGCCCGCCTGA